One Diospyros lotus cultivar Yz01 chromosome 1, ASM1463336v1, whole genome shotgun sequence genomic window carries:
- the LOC127805569 gene encoding pentatricopeptide repeat-containing protein At1g05750, chloroplastic, whose amino-acid sequence MSIPAAYAATATTQLPPPPPPPPPPQIPTQPINANGIHSNSFAKRHLPLRQANCSNKAAIDPTVLWTSSITRHCRNGRLADAAAEFAEMRVSGVEPNYVTFVSLLSACAEFPLLTLCFGASLHAYVRKLGLDTTNVKVGTAVVDMYSKSGRVDLARLSFDEICLKNNVSWNTMIDGHMRNGQIEDAIQLFNEMPKRDTVSWTALLNGFAKNGQFEQALAWYQEMQVSGVEPDYVTIISVLSACSNLGTLGLGLWLHRFVLNQDLKDNVRINNSLIDMYSRCGCIKFASQVFEDMKVRSLVSWNSIIVGFAINGHAEEALDHFNLMQQEGFKPDGVSFTGALAACSHAGLVDKGLKLFHVMKRVYRLSPTIEHYGCIVDLYSRAGRLKDALEVIEDMPMRPNEVVLGSLLAACRTRGNVDLAERLMNYLLELEPGTDSNYVLLSNIYAAVGSWDGANSVRKKMKDLGIQKKPGISSIEIDCNVHEFVAGDKYHVETEKIYAMLEDLRLELRLSGYVPETYVGEPYEYD is encoded by the coding sequence ATGAGTATTCCCGCCGCCTACGCGGCCACTGCCACCACTCAActgcctccgcctccgcctccgccgcCGCCACCCCAAATCCCAACGCAACCCATCAACGCCAACGGAATTCACTCCAACAGCTTTGCAAAACGCCATCTCCCGTTGAGACAGGCCAATTGCAGCAATAAAGCCGCCATCGACCCCACCGTCTTATGGACCTCGTCTATAACTCGGCACTGTCGAAACGGCCGTTTAGCCGACGCTGCCGCAGAGTTTGCTGAGATGAGAGTATCCGGCGTCGAGCCCAATTACGTCACCTTCGTTTCTCTTCTCTCTGCCTGCGCCGAATTTCCTTTACTAACTCTGTGTTTTGGGGCGTCGCTGCATGCCTATGTTCGTAAATTGGGCTTGGATACTACCAACGTCAAGGTGGGCACGGCCGTTGTCGACATGTACTCCAAATCTGGCCGCGTCGATCTGGCTCGGCTGAGTTTCGATGAGATATGCCTGAAGAATAACGTGTCTTGGAATACCATGATTGATGGGCACATGAGAAATGGCCAAATTGAGGATGCAATCCAGCTGTTCAATGAAATGCCGAAGAGAGATACAGTTTCCTGGACTGCTTTGCTGAATGGGTTTGCCAAGAACGGTCAGTTTGAGCAAGCTTTGGCGTGGTATCAGGAAATGCAGGTTTCAGGCGTGGAACCCGATTATGTCACCATTATTTCTGTACTCTCGGCTTGTTCCAATTTGGGGACTCTTGGTTTAGGCTTATGGCTCCATCGATTTGTGTTGAATCAGGATCTCAAGGACAATGTTAGGATCAATAACTCACTAATAGACATGTATTCCCGGTGTGGATGCATCAAATTTGCTAGTCAAGTGTTTGAGGATATGAAAGTTAGAAGCTTGGTCTCATGGAACTCCATCATTGTGGGCTTTGCTATTAATGGGCATGCAGAGGAGGCTCTTGACCATTTCAACTTGATGCAACAAGAGGGCTTTAAGCCAGATGGTGTAAGTTTTACCGGAGCTCTGGCTGCTTGCAGCCATGCCGGCTTGGTTGATAAAGGATTGAAGCTCTTCCACGTGATGAAGAGAGTTTATAGGCTATCTCCCACAATAGAACATTATGGATGCATTGTCGATCTTTATAGCCGTGCAGGGAGGCTGAAAGATGCCTTGGAGGTGATCGAAGACATGCCAATGAGGCCTAATGAGGTTGTGTTGGGATCGTTGCTGGCTGCTTGTAGGACTCGTGGCAATGTTGACTTGGCAGAAAGGTTGATGAATTATCTTCTTGAGTTGGAGCCGGGTACTGATTCAAATTATGTGCTCCTGTCAAATATATATGCAGCTGTCGGAAGCTGGGATGGGGCAAACAgcgtgaggaagaagatgaaggatcTCGGAATACAGAAGAAACCCGGGATCAGTTCTATTGAAATAGACTGCAATGTTCATGAATTTGTAGCTGGTGATAAATACCACGTtgaaacagaaaaaatatatgCAATGCTAGAGGATCTTCGCCTGGAGCTCAGGCTATCCGGATATGTTCCTGAAACTTATGTAGGGGAACCATATGAGTATGATTGA
- the LOC127806231 gene encoding uncharacterized protein LOC127806231, protein MESQQEEWRRERRRVVVVGGGVGGSLLAKSLQFHADLTLIDSKEYFEIPWASLRAMVEPSFAERSVIHHRDYLTNACVIASGAINVTDTEVLTAEGRLVPYDYLVIATGHADPAPKTRQERLQQYRADNAKIEEARSILIVGGGPAGVELAGELAVVYPDKEVTLVHNGYRLLGFIGPKAASKALDWLKSRNVKVKLEQSINLDLVSEGCKTYVTSAGETVKADCHFLCTGKAVGSTWIKATVLKDSLDAFGRLKVDKNLRVKGRKNVFAIGDITDIKEIKQGYLAQKHALVAAKNLKLLMTGVKESKMETYEPRSIKAIVSLGRKEAVAQFPLTTVTGIIPGLIKSRDLFVGKTRKQLGLGPHLVYD, encoded by the exons ATGGAGAGCCAAcaagaagaatggagaagagagaggaggaggGTGGTGGTAGTGGGCGGCGGAGTGGGTGGCTCCCTCCTCGCCAAGTCTCTGCAGTTCCACGCCGATCTCACCCTCATTGATTC GAAGGAGTATTTTGAGATCCCATGGGCAAGCCTGAGGGCAATGGTGGAGCCATCATTTGCAGAGAGATCAGTTATACACCATAGAGATTATCTCACGAATGCCTGCGTTATTGCATCCGGCGCCATCAATGTCACTGATACTGAGGTCTTGACTGCTGAGGGGCGCTTAGTTCCCTATGATTATCTTGTCATTGCCACCGGCCATGCTGATCCTGCTCCAAAAACTCGACAGGAGAGACTTCAGCAATACCGGGCAG ATAATGCCAAAATAGAAGAAGCGCGGTCCATTTTAATCGTTGGGGGTGGCCCTGCTGGTGTGGAACTTGCTGGAGAACTCGCTGTTGTTTATCCTGATAAGGAGGTCACTTTGGTGCATAATGGATACAGGCTGCTGGGGTTCATTGGACCAAAAGCTGCTAGCAAGGCTCTCGATTGGTTGAAATCCAGGAATGTGAAAGTAAAGTTGGAGCAGTCGATAAATTTGGACTTGGTATCAGAAGGATGCAAAACATATGTAACTTCAGCTGGAGAAACTGTCAAAGCAGATTGCCATTTCTTGTGTACAGGGAAAGCAGTAGGTTCAACTTGGATAAAGGCGACAGTGTTGAAAGATAGCTTGGATGCCTTTGGAAGATTGAAGGTAGACAAGAATTTGAGGGTCAAGGGTCGCAAAAATGTTTTTGCAATCGGAGACATCACTGATATAAAG GAAATTAAGCAAGGTTATCTGGCACAAAAACATGCTCTAGTGGCTGCAAAGAACTTGAAGCTATTGATGACTGGAgtaaaagaaagcaaaatggAAACTTATGAGCCTCGTTCCATAAAGGCGATAGTTTCACTAGGGAGGAAAGAGGCAGTGGCACAGTTTCCACTTACAACAGTTACTGGAATCATTCCTGGCTTGATCAAATCAAGGGACTTATTCGTCGGGAAAACCAGGAAGCAACTGGGGCTTGGCCCTCATCTTGTCTATGACTAA